The Kiritimatiellia bacterium genome window below encodes:
- a CDS encoding thioredoxin domain-containing protein, with the protein MHQPPAGTNRLAGETSPYLLQHAHQPVDWFPWGPEALRRALEEDRPILLSVGYAACHWCHVMAHESFDHPDTAAFMNRHFVNIKVDREERPDLDSIYMDAVVALAGQGGWPMNVFLTPDGRPFYGGTYFPPEPRHGMPSFRQILEAVADAWERRPDDLLEGAERLVRLLNRKPEGAAGALSLPAAAARLAEQFDEARGGFGGAPKFPPALALEFLLRHHERTADPAALKMARTTLDAMACGGLYDQVGGGFARYATDAEWLVPHFEKMLYDNALLARVYLHAWRITGEPLYRRVTEETLDFLLRELRRPEGGFACSLDADSEGEEGRYYVWTAYEIRQALGAEAEDAMRYFGATEGGNWEGRTILHVPDGAAAPAGLAGWKQRLLQVRERRPRPGRDDKVLAGWNGLAVAAFAEAGLALARPDYTEAARRAADFVRASLRGEDGRLRRSWRAGRAAAHPGLLEDHAFMADGLLALHESTGEPSWLDWARELAEIILARYRDPAGPGFYDVADDHEPLFKRPRQTQDHPIPSGGAMASHTLLKLAGLTGETRFRQAAEAAVAAMGSLPSAHPTAFAHWLCAHSLQPTRSPG; encoded by the coding sequence ATGCACCAACCGCCTGCAGGGACGAATCGCCTGGCCGGGGAGACCAGCCCCTACCTGCTGCAGCACGCGCACCAGCCCGTGGATTGGTTCCCGTGGGGCCCCGAGGCCCTGCGGCGAGCCCTCGAGGAAGACCGGCCGATTCTCTTGAGCGTCGGGTACGCCGCCTGCCACTGGTGCCACGTCATGGCGCACGAATCGTTCGATCATCCGGACACCGCGGCGTTCATGAACCGGCACTTCGTCAATATCAAGGTCGATCGCGAGGAGCGCCCCGACCTGGACAGTATCTACATGGACGCCGTGGTCGCCCTGGCCGGCCAGGGCGGCTGGCCGATGAACGTCTTCCTCACGCCCGACGGCCGGCCGTTTTACGGAGGGACGTATTTCCCGCCCGAGCCGCGCCACGGCATGCCCTCCTTCCGGCAGATTCTGGAGGCCGTGGCCGACGCGTGGGAACGCCGGCCAGACGACCTGCTCGAAGGGGCCGAGCGTCTCGTCCGGCTGCTGAACCGGAAGCCGGAGGGTGCGGCCGGCGCACTCTCGCTCCCGGCCGCCGCGGCGCGGCTGGCGGAGCAGTTCGACGAAGCGCGCGGCGGGTTCGGCGGCGCCCCCAAGTTCCCCCCGGCCCTGGCGCTGGAGTTCCTGCTGCGGCATCACGAGCGGACTGCGGATCCCGCGGCGCTGAAGATGGCGCGAACCACGCTGGACGCCATGGCGTGCGGCGGACTGTACGACCAGGTCGGCGGCGGGTTCGCCCGCTACGCCACGGACGCGGAGTGGCTCGTGCCCCATTTCGAGAAGATGCTGTACGACAACGCCCTCCTCGCCCGCGTCTACCTCCATGCCTGGCGGATCACGGGCGAGCCGCTGTACCGCCGCGTCACGGAGGAGACGCTGGATTTCCTCCTGCGGGAGCTGCGGCGGCCGGAGGGCGGCTTCGCGTGCAGCCTCGACGCCGACAGCGAGGGCGAGGAGGGCCGGTACTACGTCTGGACGGCGTATGAAATCCGGCAGGCCCTCGGCGCGGAGGCCGAAGACGCCATGCGGTATTTCGGCGCGACGGAGGGCGGAAACTGGGAAGGCCGCACTATTCTGCACGTGCCCGACGGCGCCGCGGCGCCGGCCGGCCTCGCGGGATGGAAGCAAAGGCTTCTTCAGGTGCGCGAGCGGCGGCCCCGGCCGGGCCGCGACGACAAGGTCCTGGCCGGCTGGAACGGGCTGGCCGTGGCCGCGTTCGCCGAGGCGGGCCTCGCCCTGGCCCGGCCCGATTACACGGAGGCCGCGCGGCGCGCGGCGGACTTCGTGCGCGCTTCGCTCCGCGGCGAGGACGGGCGCCTGCGCCGGTCCTGGCGGGCCGGCCGCGCGGCCGCCCACCCGGGCCTGCTGGAAGATCACGCCTTCATGGCCGACGGCCTGCTGGCCCTGCACGAGTCCACCGGCGAACCAAGCTGGCTGGACTGGGCGCGGGAGTTGGCGGAGATCATTTTGGCCCGATACCGCGACCCGGCCGGACCCGGTTTCTATGACGTCGCCGACGACCACGAGCCGCTGTTCAAGCGGCCGCGCCAGACGCAGGACCACCCGATCCCCAGCGGCGGCGCCATGGCTTCTCACACGCTGCTGAAACTGGCCGGCCTGACCGGCGAGACGCGGTTCCGTCAAGCCGCCGAAGCCGCCGTGGCGGCGATGGGCAGTCTGCCGTCCGCACATCCGACGGCCTTCGCG
- a CDS encoding AMP-binding protein: MTIKDLLARSVSRHGDGIALRYKKDACWQIVTYHELLMRSWRVAELLARRGIKPGDRVALFRENAPDWPEMYFGITGLGATAVPVDAKLQEQEVAHILRDSGARLLFSDARNYSLLKEVEPHVPDLQAAILVGGREVGPQPSRRITYMDYEEASESVAEPAAGAGRAYDRHQPATDDIASFIYTSGTTGRQKGAMLTHGNFAANVEAILTAIDIRQDDNFLLVLPLHHAFAFTANLLTPVGAGCEISFVESLKTVGENTREVSPTVLIGVPLLIEKMYNRIWNGLKENTLAWTLYRLGLRKPVRHGIAKKLGGKLRLIVTGGAPCDPDVLVNFARLGFPILEGYGLTETAPVLTFNPLGRPKTGTVGKPLANVDIRIMDPNAEGVGEIAARGPNIMKGYYNNPEATQSVFRDGWFLTGDLGFIDAEGYVKITGRKKNLIVNREGKNVYPEEVEYAVSKSPFVRECLVAGFRDPDVKVGEQVGVIVVPNQEAIDAHAEREKKALSESQVADLIRNDVKRVCGQIAEYKRPRRIQIRWEEFGKTSTGKVKRYLYALKTEDLT; the protein is encoded by the coding sequence ATGACCATCAAGGACCTGTTGGCCCGTTCGGTTTCGAGGCACGGCGACGGCATTGCGCTTCGGTACAAGAAGGACGCCTGCTGGCAGATTGTCACCTATCACGAGTTGCTCATGCGCTCCTGGCGGGTGGCGGAACTGCTGGCGAGGCGGGGCATCAAGCCGGGCGACCGGGTGGCCCTCTTCCGCGAAAACGCGCCGGACTGGCCGGAGATGTACTTCGGCATCACCGGCCTGGGCGCGACGGCCGTCCCCGTGGACGCCAAGCTCCAGGAGCAGGAAGTGGCGCACATCCTCCGCGATTCCGGCGCCCGCCTCCTGTTTTCAGACGCCCGGAACTATTCCCTGCTGAAAGAGGTCGAGCCGCACGTGCCCGACCTGCAGGCGGCCATCCTGGTCGGCGGCCGCGAAGTGGGCCCCCAGCCCTCCCGGCGCATCACGTACATGGACTACGAGGAGGCCTCGGAATCCGTCGCCGAACCGGCCGCCGGGGCCGGCCGCGCCTATGACCGGCACCAGCCCGCGACGGACGACATCGCGTCGTTCATCTATACCTCCGGCACCACCGGCCGACAGAAGGGCGCCATGCTGACCCACGGCAACTTCGCCGCCAACGTGGAGGCCATTCTCACGGCCATCGATATCCGGCAGGACGATAATTTTCTTCTCGTGCTCCCCCTCCACCACGCCTTCGCGTTCACCGCCAACCTGCTGACGCCGGTCGGGGCCGGGTGCGAGATCAGCTTCGTGGAAAGCCTCAAGACCGTCGGGGAAAACACGCGCGAGGTCTCGCCCACCGTGCTGATCGGCGTGCCGCTGCTGATCGAAAAGATGTACAACCGCATCTGGAACGGCCTCAAGGAGAACACGCTGGCGTGGACCCTGTACCGGCTCGGGCTGCGCAAGCCGGTGCGGCACGGCATCGCGAAGAAGCTCGGCGGCAAGCTGCGCCTCATTGTCACCGGCGGCGCTCCGTGCGATCCCGATGTGCTCGTGAACTTCGCGCGGTTGGGCTTTCCCATCCTGGAGGGCTACGGCCTGACCGAAACGGCGCCCGTGCTGACCTTCAACCCGCTGGGCCGTCCGAAGACGGGCACGGTCGGTAAACCGCTGGCCAACGTCGATATCCGCATCATGGATCCGAATGCCGAAGGCGTGGGCGAGATCGCCGCCCGCGGCCCGAACATCATGAAGGGCTACTACAACAATCCCGAGGCCACGCAATCGGTCTTCCGGGACGGCTGGTTCCTGACCGGCGACCTCGGCTTCATCGATGCCGAGGGGTACGTGAAGATCACCGGGCGCAAGAAAAATCTCATCGTCAACCGCGAGGGCAAGAACGTCTATCCCGAAGAGGTCGAATACGCGGTCAGCAAGAGCCCTTTCGTCCGCGAATGCCTGGTCGCCGGGTTCCGCGACCCGGACGTGAAGGTCGGCGAACAGGTCGGCGTGATCGTCGTCCCGAACCAGGAAGCGATCGACGCCCACGCCGAGCGGGAGAAGAAGGCGCTCTCCGAGTCGCAGGTCGCGGACCTGATTCGCAACGACGTGAAACGGGTCTGCGGCCAGATCGCCGAGTACAAGCGCCCCCGGCGCATCCAGATCCGCTGGGAGGAGTTCGGCAAGACCTCCACGGGCAAGGTCAAACGCTACCTGTACGCCCTCAAGACCGAAGACCTGACCTGA
- a CDS encoding endonuclease/exonuclease/phosphatase family protein: protein MRFLLYNLRYCAGTGPNFHFPVPGRGYLKRTSATLKQVTHFIHAQDPDIVGLVEVDSGSYRSRRLNQAEEIARALGHYHVYQSKYPGSSRLHLLPLAGYQGNAFLTREKIHAQQFHYLERGVKRLVIELELKNLAIFLVHLSLRRRTRQAQLQALVPIVRAARKPKIVAGDFNTFRGAGELQPFMEALDLRDAAGGVVLSHPSWSPRRPLDYILHSPGITVQRFMAPSVTLSDHLPLICDFKISS, encoded by the coding sequence GTGCGCTTCCTGCTCTATAACCTGCGGTACTGCGCCGGCACGGGGCCGAACTTCCATTTTCCCGTCCCGGGGCGCGGCTACCTGAAGCGCACGTCGGCCACGCTCAAGCAGGTGACCCATTTCATTCACGCGCAGGACCCGGATATCGTGGGCCTGGTGGAGGTGGACAGCGGCTCCTACCGGTCGCGGCGCCTGAACCAGGCGGAAGAAATCGCGCGCGCCCTGGGGCACTATCACGTCTACCAGTCGAAGTATCCCGGCTCTTCCCGCCTGCACCTGCTGCCGCTGGCCGGCTACCAGGGCAACGCGTTCCTGACGCGCGAGAAAATCCACGCGCAGCAGTTCCATTACCTCGAGCGCGGCGTCAAGCGGCTTGTGATCGAGCTGGAGCTGAAGAACCTCGCGATCTTCCTGGTGCATCTTTCCCTGCGGCGCCGCACGCGCCAGGCCCAGTTGCAGGCGCTGGTGCCGATTGTCCGGGCCGCGCGCAAGCCGAAGATCGTCGCCGGCGATTTCAACACCTTCCGCGGGGCCGGGGAATTACAGCCGTTCATGGAGGCCCTGGACCTGCGCGACGCGGCCGGCGGGGTCGTGCTGTCGCACCCGAGCTGGTCCCCGCGGCGCCCGCTCGACTACATCCTGCATAGCCCGGGAATCACGGTACAGCGCTTCATGGCGCCGTCGGTGACGCTGTCCGACCACCTCCCCCTGATCTGCGATTTCAAAATCTCATCCTAG
- a CDS encoding glutamate synthase subunit beta yields the protein MGKPTGFKEYTRELPASRPVEARVGDYRELYEPFPDDKLRQQAARCMDCGVPFCHSGCPLGNLIPDWNDLVYRHRWREALDRLHATNNFPEFTGRICPAPCEESCVLGINEPAVTIEQIEKTIIERGFENGWVVPQPPPVRTGKTVAVVGSGPAGLACAQQLNRAGHTVTVFERANRIGGLLRYGIPDFKLEKGIIDRRLKLMEAEGVVFRTGVNAGVDLPVEDLKKFDAVVLCGGATKPRDLSVPGRELEGIHFAMEFLGPQNRLVAGDRPERDGFRAVSAKGKRVIVIGGGDTGSDCIGTSVRHGAKSVTSFELMPMPPKERPAGQPWPYYPMRRRTSSSHQEGGRRFWAISTKRFIGAGGRVRSLVTVNLEFARSPETGRMQMTEVPGTEHEWPAELVLLALGFLGPEPDGILARLGVDLDGRGHVKTENYATNVKGVFSAGDMRRGQSLIVWAISEGREAARAVDEHLMGFSLLPAKGEMDLPRV from the coding sequence ATGGGCAAACCTACAGGCTTCAAGGAATACACTCGCGAGTTGCCGGCTTCTCGGCCGGTCGAGGCGCGCGTCGGGGACTACCGGGAGCTCTACGAGCCGTTCCCGGACGACAAGCTCCGCCAGCAGGCGGCGCGGTGCATGGACTGCGGCGTGCCGTTCTGCCACAGCGGGTGCCCGCTCGGTAACCTCATCCCGGACTGGAACGACCTGGTGTACCGCCACCGGTGGCGCGAGGCGCTGGACCGGCTGCACGCGACCAATAACTTTCCGGAGTTCACCGGCCGTATATGTCCCGCCCCGTGCGAGGAGTCCTGCGTGCTGGGGATCAACGAGCCGGCCGTGACGATCGAGCAGATCGAAAAAACGATCATCGAACGCGGGTTCGAGAACGGCTGGGTGGTCCCCCAGCCGCCGCCGGTCCGGACGGGCAAGACCGTGGCCGTCGTCGGCTCGGGACCGGCGGGACTCGCCTGCGCCCAACAGCTCAACCGGGCAGGCCACACCGTGACGGTCTTCGAACGCGCGAATCGGATCGGGGGGCTGCTCCGCTACGGGATCCCGGACTTCAAGCTGGAGAAAGGGATCATCGACCGGCGGCTGAAGCTGATGGAGGCCGAGGGTGTCGTGTTCCGGACGGGCGTCAATGCGGGCGTGGACCTTCCCGTCGAGGATCTTAAGAAATTCGACGCCGTCGTCCTGTGCGGCGGCGCGACAAAGCCGCGCGACCTGTCGGTGCCGGGCCGCGAATTGGAAGGTATCCATTTCGCGATGGAGTTCCTCGGACCGCAAAACAGGCTCGTGGCCGGGGACCGGCCCGAACGCGACGGGTTTCGCGCCGTCTCCGCCAAGGGCAAACGGGTGATCGTGATCGGCGGCGGCGACACGGGCAGCGATTGCATCGGCACGAGCGTGCGGCACGGCGCCAAGTCGGTCACCAGCTTCGAGTTGATGCCGATGCCGCCGAAGGAGCGGCCCGCGGGCCAGCCCTGGCCCTACTACCCGATGCGGAGGCGCACCAGCTCGTCGCACCAGGAAGGCGGGCGCCGGTTCTGGGCGATCAGCACCAAGCGCTTCATCGGCGCGGGGGGCCGCGTCCGCAGCCTGGTCACCGTCAACCTCGAGTTCGCGCGCTCCCCGGAGACCGGCCGGATGCAGATGACCGAGGTCCCGGGCACGGAGCACGAGTGGCCGGCCGAGCTGGTTCTCCTCGCGCTGGGATTCCTGGGGCCGGAGCCGGACGGCATCTTGGCGCGGCTGGGCGTGGACCTGGACGGGCGCGGCCACGTGAAGACGGAGAACTACGCCACGAACGTCAAGGGCGTGTTCTCCGCCGGCGACATGCGCCGCGGCCAGTCGCTGATCGTCTGGGCCATCTCCGAGGGCCGCGAGGCCGCGCGGGCGGTGGACGAGCACCTGATGGGCTTTTCGCTGCTGCCGGCCAAGGGGGAGATGGATCTGCCGCGGGTTTGA